ACCGGCAAGCGGTAAAACATAGCCCGGCTGCGCTGAAATGACAGGGCCCAGCAACCAGTGAACTGCGCCGTACAGAGGTGCCAGAGCGACGGCAAGACCGCTCAGAGCCAGTTTGCGCAGCACTTGGGCCCCTGCCGGAATGCCGAACACCGCGCCGAATACCGCCATCAGAAGCATTGCACCAAGTACCGCATTGTTTTCCACAAGCTCCGGGCGGAGCCAGAGTATCAGCAGAGCCACTCCGGCAACCGCTGTGCTCCAAGCCAGGCGTGAAGCCACCCGGGCATCCTCAAACGGGGCCACTTTGGATGCTGCAACTGTGCGTCCTGACGCAAGAAACGAGTGAGCTTTATAAAGCGAGTGGGCCAGCAAGTGAAGAAACGCCAGGGTATACGCGCCCATACCGATCTCGAACAACATAAATCCCATTTGAGCAGACGTGGACCAGGCCAGCGCATGTTTGACAGACGGCTGGCTCATCATTGTCAAAATACCGACAACCGCAGTGATCCCTCCAACTGCCAGCAGAATCATATGCCCCGCCGTAAACCCGTCGAATACCGGAAACAGTCTCAGCCACAAGAAGCCACCGAGGTTGATCACACCGGCATGCAGGAGCGCCGAAACTGGGGTTGGTGCCTCCATGACACGGAGTAGCCAACCGTGGAACGGGATTTGTGCACATTTCAGAACAGCGGCTACCGCAAGAAGCACTGAGGCAGCCTCCAGTGCGATTGAGCCCTGGGATGCCTCGGCGGATAAAGCCTGCATGACCGGGAGGTGAAAGGTTCCGTAATGTGTGTAGAGAAGCAGAACGCCGCCAATGACGCAGGCATCACCAATACGACTGACAATAAACTTCTGGAGGGCCGCAAGGCGCGCCTCCGGGCGGTCCTGATAAAGGGTGAGCAGATGGTGCAGAGCAAGGCTGACACCTACCCAAGCCCCTGCCAGCACAAGCAGGTTGTTGGTGAAGACCAGAAACAGAACACTCGCCAATGTGGTCAGGAACCAGGGAAGAAAACGGTCTCGCACCGGGTCTCCCTGAAGGTAATTATCTGCATATCGAAGAATCACCCATCCAATGAAGGCCACCATCAATGCCATCCAGACCGCCAGGCCATCCGGCTGCAGGCCCAGGCGGTGTCCAAGTTCAGGAAGCCCCGTGTCTCCCAGCCAGGCATCCACGACAAGCAGCCCGCCAATCGCCAACGTTGCGACCATTGACCATGCCAGGAGCCGACCGGCAATTCTCCAGCAATGATTCAGTTTCAGTGGATTGGTTGTCCAGCTACTGAATGCCGCCAACAGCAGCAACGAAACCGGCAGAATGAGCCAGGCCAGCAGAGCTGGCATTGAAAGAGCCGTCGCAATATCGTTCATAAATGCCTCCCTTCGCAGTTGGCGATACTTTGCAGGGAATGCATCGTTATTAAAAATAGTTTATAAAGATCCTATCGTTCGTTTTATGAGAACATAATTCATGAAACTCAATTACCATCACCTGTTCTATTTCTGGAATGTAGCCAAAACCGGGCACCTGACCCGGGCTGCTGAATCTCTGCATGTTTCCCAGTC
This Marinobacter salinus DNA region includes the following protein-coding sequences:
- a CDS encoding NADH-quinone oxidoreductase subunit L, which codes for MNDIATALSMPALLAWLILPVSLLLLAAFSSWTTNPLKLNHCWRIAGRLLAWSMVATLAIGGLLVVDAWLGDTGLPELGHRLGLQPDGLAVWMALMVAFIGWVILRYADNYLQGDPVRDRFLPWFLTTLASVLFLVFTNNLLVLAGAWVGVSLALHHLLTLYQDRPEARLAALQKFIVSRIGDACVIGGVLLLYTHYGTFHLPVMQALSAEASQGSIALEAASVLLAVAAVLKCAQIPFHGWLLRVMEAPTPVSALLHAGVINLGGFLWLRLFPVFDGFTAGHMILLAVGGITAVVGILTMMSQPSVKHALAWSTSAQMGFMLFEIGMGAYTLAFLHLLAHSLYKAHSFLASGRTVAASKVAPFEDARVASRLAWSTAVAGVALLILWLRPELVENNAVLGAMLLMAVFGAVFGIPAGAQVLRKLALSGLAVALAPLYGAVHWLLGPVISAQPGYVLPLAGVVIGLVMVGSLAFISLFLLIAPQGPLARALRFHISHGFYLVLPFDQITARLADYLKRRKQSQKTPETKTAALGESL